From a region of the Plasmodium brasilianum strain Bolivian I chromosome Unknown PB_00_15, whole genome shotgun sequence genome:
- a CDS encoding fam-l protein: MMILLRIKIYALILLSETYHFKNDVSIFKMSTVDNYQIEKKIDESTYRILAKYKQDKESCAVYLQEYIPKYVSNDKRYISNNEEKTTETKKQSNGSALVNEGGHKQHMKNKSFMFETKAYSRIEKKIFKELDYLDFLQNNRTITNKFFIKIIFKKYKVRICLPLFIFLFLSISIILDFSCGYGIIGRLIKVLRNTLGAKWSKPLNFFLRKLNLDFLWYNDTVNVMKSGNPTPINWTFITKPFLIYIIYCIPLLLLGITIILGIFYYHKKVKKYQEIKFRKR; this comes from the exons atgatgatacTTTTacgtattaaaatttatgcgTTGATACTTTTATCCGAAACAtaccattttaaaaatgacgta agTATATTTAAGATGTCTACGGTTGATAACTACCagattgaaaaaaaaatagatgaaaGCACATATAGGAtactagcaaaatataaacaggATAAGGAATCATGTGCTGTATATTTACAAGAATATATACCAAAATATGTATCAAACGACAAAAGGTACATATctaataatgaagaaaaaaccACAGAAACAAAAAAGCAGTCAAATGGAAGCGCATTAGTGAATGAAGGAGGTCATAAGCaacatatgaaaaataaatcttttatGTTTGAAACAAAAGCATATTCTcgtatagaaaaaaaaatattcaaagaattAGATTACTTAGATTTTCTTCAAAACAACAGAACTATTACTAATAagtttttcataaaaataatatttaaaaaatacaaagtaCGAATTTGTTTACCTTTATTCATATTCTTGTTTTTATCAATCTCAATAATATTAGATTTTTCTTGTGGTTATGGAATTATTGGGAGATTGATAAAAGTACTGAGAAACACACTTGGAGCTAAATGGTCAAAgcctttaaatttttttttgcggaAACTCAATTTAGACTTTTTGTGGTATAATGATACGGTTAATGTTATGAAAAGTGGAAATCCAACTCCTATAAATTGGACTTTTATAACTAAACcttttctaatttatataatttattgtatACCTCTCCTATTACTGGGTATCACCATTATATTAGGAATTTTTTACtaccataaaaaagtaaaaaaatatcaagaAATTAAGTTCAGGAAAAGGTAA